In Leptolyngbya sp. NIES-2104, the genomic window TGGCGCAGGCTTCGATCGTGCTTAAATCAGAATTGATCAGTGCAAATGGATCAGTGTCGGAAGAAGCACCGCATTCTAATCTGTAGTTGATAGAAGTACTCTGCTTCGTTTCGATCGGCTTATGCCCCCTAAATTCCCCATTCTGGGGGACTTTGAGCAAATTGAATCTAGTTCAGATGGAGAACCGCTTTACCGATGAATTGTCGATCGCTTAACTGTTGCGCTACAGATGCAATTTCTGTCCAAGATGCGGTTCGATCGATATGCGGTTTGAGGCGTTGATCTGCTAACAATCGCACTAATTTTGCAAGTCCGATCGCAGCAGGTTCGCGCTTGAGTTCGTGGAACAAAATGAAGCCATACAAACTCGCGCCACCTGCACCATAGAAAGATTTCGCATCAAAGGTTACGGTTCCATCTGCGGTCGTTCCGTAAGTGACACAAATTCCATCTTTGGCGATCGCGCTAATTGCATTCGATAACAGGGTTCCGCCTGTGGAATCTAAGATCACATCATACGGACTGAATTCTCCCAGCGATTCACCGACGATCGTTTGATGTGCGCCTGCTTCTTTGATGAAATTGATCCAATCAGAGCGGCGGAGTTGTGCGGTGACGATCGCGCCTGCTTGTCGAGCCAGTTGTACCGCGAAATATCCGACTCCTCCGGATGCTCCAGTGATTAACACAGATTTGCCAAGTAACAGTCCGCCTTTTGCGAGTCCGTGCAATGCAGTGAGTCCAGCAACTGGAAGCGTTGCGGCATCTGCGAAAGAGACAGAATCGGGTAAAGATGCGATCGCATCTGTTGGAACCGCGACATATTCCGCCCAAGCTCCCGACGGGACGAATCCGACGACGCGAGTTCCAACAGGGAAGCCTGAACCATCGGCGGCAGGAGTTTCAATGGTTCCTGCTAAATCCCAACCAGGTCGCCATCCCGCCGCAGCCGTTTGAGCGCGTCGGACTTCGCCTCGATTAAGAGAAATGGCGGCAACTTTGATCAATGCTTCTGAGGGAAGAAGCGAAGGTCGATCGACTTCCTGAAGGATCAATCGTCCTGAAACGGATGGATCAACGGCAACTGCACGCATATCAATCTTTTTACTCTGCCCTCAGAATCATACTTAGAATCGTAGATTAAATAAACCCGGCGAATGGAATTCGCGACTACACAGACAAAACCTGCCGTTGCAGGTTAAGAAAATAGCTGTCAGTCCGCGTCAGGCGGACTTCGTTTGTATAGCCGCGAATTCTATTCGCCAGGAATTTCGGTATTGATAGACCCGTATTTCTCAGAACTGATAGCGCAGTCGAGCTTGAATCGCATGATCGCTCACATCGCGTTTGCCAAGAATCGTTTCGTATCCGATTCCGATCGACAAATTATTCACAAATTGCGTTTGAACCCCAGCACTGAGTCTGACGAAATCTCGATCGGGTTCATCGGTGCGAGTACGATTCGGGATTCCAGGCTGACTCACCAACTCTGTAACGATTTCACGGCTTCCATTTGCAAATTCATGCTCATAGTTGGCGGATAGATAAGGTGTGACCGTCGCAGAAGGGAGACGAAAATCATAAGACACTTGTGCACCAACATTTAGAACTACAGAATCTGCTTCTTGATCAGCAACATTCAGATTTAACAAACTTCCATCGCGTTCTGTGTAGCCATCAATCTTCACTTTGGTATAGCGCACACCCACCATCGGACCAAATGCCAGTTGATTTTCTCCTAAGTTGTATCCAGTGTTGAGCCGAACTGAGAACTGATTGCCATCAGTGCTTGCGTTTGTCGATCGAAATCCGGTGACCCGAATGTTTCTTTCAATGTCGAAGCTATTCCAACCGTAGTTAATCACGGCATCCGCGTATAAGCGATCGCGGTTATAGCTGCCATAAGCAGAGAGCGAATAGCTATCGATCGAGACATTGCCGCGATCGTTGTTCAAATCCGTATTGTTATTAAAATAATTGAATGCTAATCCCAAAGCTAGATCATCGGTTACACGATAATCTGCGCCAACCGTGACTCCTTTGGTATCAAAATCGAAGCCAGAAGTGCGATCGCTCTCATCTCGATTTCCGAAGTTAAAATCTCCATTCACAAACACACCCAATCTTTGATTCGGATTCGGGTTTCGCAATGTGACTAATCGACCATTCAAATCAGTCGTTGGACGACGCGCCACGCCCAATGCAATTTCGGCTTGAGGCACGATCGTTAGAGGAGCCGTTAAGATATCAAAGGCAAAGTCCGAAATGATTTGATGTGCTCTAGCAGTCGGGTGAAGTGCATCCCAATATAAGAATTGATCACAGTTCGCACCCGTTCCGATACAAGGGGTCGTCACATTCGTAAAGCCAAATCGCGCTGGGTCAGTCGTAGCTTCATTCACGAGGGCAGCGACATCGATCGGAATGATTGTGACATTCGGTTGACTTTGCGCCAATGCTTGTAATGAAGCTCTCAAACCTTGATTGTGTGCGGCTGAGAGCTGGGTCAATCCTGCACTTTGAGCTGGATTACTGATTGTCCCCGGAATTTTGCCTAAATCGGGTAAGTTCACAACAATCAGCTTTTCTGCACCTGCGGCAGTTAACCGCTGCAAAATACTAGAGATATTGCCGACCGGAATGGCAGGATTGGTAATACCGCCACCGAGATAGTCGTTTGCACCCGCCCAGACGACAAAAGCGCGATCGGGACTCAAACGTGGCGAATTTTGTAAAAAGAGATTAGCTTGCGTCGTGACTCCAGGAAATAACGGCGAGGGAATGGGTAAGGTGTTTGCAGTTCCGCTAGTTGCGCCACCGAAAGCAAAATTAACGGTCGTTGTTGTTAAGTTGAGCCGAGCGGTAAGGTTTTCGACCCAGACGGGTCCATTGGTGAAGCGACCATCAACGTAGGGGGGACTGGGCGGAATCAGACCGCCTGTGGTTCTGAAGGCATTGCCGTTATCAGAAAGGCTATCTCCGAAAATTGTGAACCCTTCGATCGATTGAGCCGACACAGAAACAGGCAGTAAACTTGCCGCGATCGCAAACAAACCTGTAAAAAATTTGCGTTTCATCGTATTTACTTACATTCCATCACACTTAGCTTTACAGTTTAGAGCAGATAAGGTGTGATGATTCAGTCAGCAATTATTATTTGCAGAGTTAGAATTCAGAACAATCGCGCTCTAAGAATGGATTCTGCGATCGCTAAATCCATCGGAGTTGTCACTTTCAAATTCGTTTCTTCACCTTCGACAATCTGCACTGCTAACCCGCATTGTTCAAATAACGCGGCATCATCGGTCACTTCCCATCCGTTGTCGCGTCCTTCAGCATGACATTTCTTCAGCAGCGGAACCGAGAAGCCTTGGGGAGTTTGGGCTGCCCAGAGTTGCGATCGGTTCGGTGTACTGTCAATCACACCAGTTGCATTCACGACTTTGATCGTATCTTTGACGGGAATTGCAGCAACGAAACCGTCACAGGATTGAAGCGCCTGAGAACAGCGATCGAACAGTTCCGGAGTGGCTAAACATCGCGCTCCATCGTGAATCAAAACATGTTCCGCTGCGTCTGGCAGTGCTCGAAGTCCGTTGTAGACCGATTCTTGACGGGTTGCACCGCCCTGGATGAAGTGAACAGGTTTCGTGAGATTGAGCGAGTGAACGATCGCTTTGAAGTCATCCCAATCGATCGGTTGCCCCATAATGCCGATCCACGCGATCGTTTGTGAAGCTTCTGCGGCGAGAAGTGTCCAGGCAAGCAAAGGTTTTCCGAGTAAATCAAGCAGAAGTTTGTTCCGGGGAGCTTTGCTCTGGCTTTGCCACGCGCTGCCCATTCGTCGTCCAGAACCCGCCGCAGGAATTAGTAAATACACAAGCTATCTCGATATCACTTCGGATTTAAAGTGTATCAGCGACAGCCTAAACTTTGACGAGTTTGCACATTGGTGAGCGTGTTCGTGCCGCTAGCAATTTGACAGAGTTGAGGCACGATCGCGGCATCTAGCTGTGCGCCCGTAAAATCAGCATTCGTAATTGTGGTTCTCGTGAAGGTTGCACCTCGTAGATCTGCACTGTTCAATACCGCGTTGGTTAAATCGGTCGTGTCGAACTGTGTGCCTGCAAGTTGTGCTCGATCGAGGCGGGCATTTCTCA contains:
- a CDS encoding autotransporter domain-containing protein, with amino-acid sequence MKRKFFTGLFAIAASLLPVSVSAQSIEGFTIFGDSLSDNGNAFRTTGGLIPPSPPYVDGRFTNGPVWVENLTARLNLTTTTVNFAFGGATSGTANTLPIPSPLFPGVTTQANLFLQNSPRLSPDRAFVVWAGANDYLGGGITNPAIPVGNISSILQRLTAAGAEKLIVVNLPDLGKIPGTISNPAQSAGLTQLSAAHNQGLRASLQALAQSQPNVTIIPIDVAALVNEATTDPARFGFTNVTTPCIGTGANCDQFLYWDALHPTARAHQIISDFAFDILTAPLTIVPQAEIALGVARRPTTDLNGRLVTLRNPNPNQRLGVFVNGDFNFGNRDESDRTSGFDFDTKGVTVGADYRVTDDLALGLAFNYFNNNTDLNNDRGNVSIDSYSLSAYGSYNRDRLYADAVINYGWNSFDIERNIRVTGFRSTNASTDGNQFSVRLNTGYNLGENQLAFGPMVGVRYTKVKIDGYTERDGSLLNLNVADQEADSVVLNVGAQVSYDFRLPSATVTPYLSANYEHEFANGSREIVTELVSQPGIPNRTRTDEPDRDFVRLSAGVQTQFVNNLSIGIGYETILGKRDVSDHAIQARLRYQF
- the ispD gene encoding 2-C-methyl-D-erythritol 4-phosphate cytidylyltransferase; this translates as MYLLIPAAGSGRRMGSAWQSQSKAPRNKLLLDLLGKPLLAWTLLAAEASQTIAWIGIMGQPIDWDDFKAIVHSLNLTKPVHFIQGGATRQESVYNGLRALPDAAEHVLIHDGARCLATPELFDRCSQALQSCDGFVAAIPVKDTIKVVNATGVIDSTPNRSQLWAAQTPQGFSVPLLKKCHAEGRDNGWEVTDDAALFEQCGLAVQIVEGEETNLKVTTPMDLAIAESILRARLF
- a CDS encoding zinc-binding dehydrogenase, whose amino-acid sequence is MRAVAVDPSVSGRLILQEVDRPSLLPSEALIKVAAISLNRGEVRRAQTAAAGWRPGWDLAGTIETPAADGSGFPVGTRVVGFVPSGAWAEYVAVPTDAIASLPDSVSFADAATLPVAGLTALHGLAKGGLLLGKSVLITGASGGVGYFAVQLARQAGAIVTAQLRRSDWINFIKEAGAHQTIVGESLGEFSPYDVILDSTGGTLLSNAISAIAKDGICVTYGTTADGTVTFDAKSFYGAGGASLYGFILFHELKREPAAIGLAKLVRLLADQRLKPHIDRTASWTEIASVAQQLSDRQFIGKAVLHLN